One Owenweeksia hongkongensis DSM 17368 genomic region harbors:
- a CDS encoding FtsW/RodA/SpoVE family cell cycle protein — protein MSTILQRIQGDRTLWAIAIILALFSLMPVYSASSNIAFLYGSGNTLGMLGKHSIHLVLGLILMYAAHNISYKHYGPLSIILLPIAVVLLIYTLLQGHSVANASRWIQIPFLGWTFQTSAFASIVLMIYIARYLSKVDPEKLKSFKKTLVPLLGPIFLVCGFILPANFSTAALIFTICMVVLFIGGYPLKNLLIIIGSGVAGLLLFILLTLAFPNMSNRVETWKARVANFSEGNAEENYQVTKAKMAIAEGMVVGKGPGKSIQKNFLPQSNSDFIYAVIVEEFGMIGGVIILMFYVMFLVRVLIISQKAESKFGMLLAAGTGFAILVQAFVNLGVAVNLLPVTGQTLPLISAGGSSIWMTCLAIGIILSVSRGQITEETLEAEQKETPENIPAHA, from the coding sequence ATGAGTACTATTCTGCAACGCATACAAGGAGATCGCACCCTATGGGCCATCGCGATTATACTGGCGCTTTTTAGCCTGATGCCCGTGTATAGCGCCAGCAGTAATATTGCTTTTTTGTACGGCAGCGGAAACACGCTGGGCATGCTGGGCAAGCACTCCATACACCTCGTTCTTGGTTTGATTTTGATGTATGCCGCCCACAATATCAGCTACAAACATTATGGGCCTTTGTCCATTATTTTGCTTCCAATTGCCGTGGTATTACTTATTTACACATTACTGCAAGGGCACAGTGTTGCCAACGCTTCACGTTGGATTCAGATTCCATTTTTGGGCTGGACCTTTCAAACCTCTGCCTTTGCCAGTATTGTATTAATGATTTACATAGCTCGTTATTTGAGCAAAGTAGATCCTGAAAAGCTCAAGAGTTTCAAGAAAACCTTAGTTCCATTATTGGGCCCTATATTTCTGGTTTGTGGATTTATCCTTCCCGCCAACTTTAGTACAGCTGCTTTGATATTTACCATTTGTATGGTAGTACTTTTTATTGGCGGATACCCGCTAAAAAATCTACTAATTATAATAGGTAGCGGTGTTGCCGGGCTGCTTCTGTTCATTTTGCTAACACTCGCTTTTCCAAACATGAGCAATCGTGTGGAAACATGGAAAGCTCGTGTTGCCAATTTTAGCGAAGGCAATGCAGAAGAAAATTACCAGGTAACCAAAGCCAAAATGGCCATTGCTGAAGGCATGGTAGTAGGTAAAGGCCCTGGGAAAAGTATTCAGAAAAACTTTCTTCCTCAGTCCAATTCGGATTTTATCTACGCAGTGATTGTAGAAGAATTCGGCATGATTGGAGGAGTAATCATCCTCATGTTTTATGTAATGTTTTTGGTTCGGGTACTCATTATTAGCCAAAAGGCCGAAAGCAAATTTGGGATGCTACTCGCAGCAGGAACAGGATTTGCCATTTTGGTGCAAGCTTTTGTAAACCTTGGTGTGGCAGTAAACCTACTTCCGGTAACGGGACAAACATTGCCATTGATAAGTGCCGGTGGTTCCAGTATATGGATGACCTGTCTGGCCATTGGAATAATATTAAGCGTAAGCCGCGGACAGATTACCGAAGAGACTTTGGAAGCTGAACAAAAAGAAACACCCGAAAACATTCCTGCTCATGCCTAA
- the murD gene encoding UDP-N-acetylmuramoyl-L-alanine--D-glutamate ligase, with product MSIATKISILGAGESGIGAAILAQKQGFNVWVSDGGKIKQKYKDTLNDLDLPYEEGSHNMNEILSSQLVVKSPGIPEKAAVMKAIREAGIEVISEIEFGYRYCKGKIIAITGSNGKTTTTLLTYDILKKAGVSVALGGNVGNSFAASVAESDHDYYVLEISSFQLDDINSFKPHIAILCNITPDHLDRYDYKMENYAASKFAITKYQDETDFFIYNKDDAETLKYMPQHTIKSKPLAITLQNENTEGAWLDETNTIHITINNQEQMNINELALQGKHNTYNSMASGLASKLLGIRKEAIRESLAGFESIEHRLEPVLQVYGMQFINDSKATNVNSTWYALDNMHEPTIWIAGGVDKGNDYSQLFGLVEKKVKAIICLGVDNSKLHQEFEGKVDLIIDAADMDEAVRMAYKMGEKGDNILLSPACASFDLFENYEDRGRQFKAAVRNL from the coding sequence ATGAGTATTGCTACCAAAATATCAATACTTGGTGCCGGAGAAAGCGGAATTGGCGCAGCCATTTTAGCCCAAAAGCAGGGCTTTAATGTTTGGGTGAGTGACGGTGGAAAAATCAAGCAGAAGTACAAGGACACTTTAAATGACCTTGATCTTCCGTATGAAGAAGGCTCTCATAACATGAATGAGATACTTTCTTCACAGCTGGTTGTAAAGAGTCCCGGTATTCCCGAAAAGGCGGCCGTGATGAAAGCCATTCGTGAAGCGGGCATTGAAGTGATTTCTGAAATAGAATTTGGGTATCGCTACTGCAAAGGAAAAATTATTGCAATCACTGGTAGCAACGGAAAAACCACCACCACCCTACTCACTTATGACATTCTGAAAAAAGCAGGTGTAAGCGTGGCCCTTGGCGGGAATGTGGGAAACAGCTTCGCAGCAAGTGTAGCCGAAAGCGACCATGATTATTATGTGTTGGAGATTTCGAGCTTTCAGCTGGATGACATCAACAGCTTCAAACCGCACATCGCTATCCTTTGCAATATCACGCCTGACCATCTGGACAGATATGATTACAAAATGGAAAACTACGCTGCCAGCAAGTTTGCTATCACCAAGTATCAGGACGAAACCGACTTTTTTATTTACAACAAAGACGATGCGGAGACTTTGAAATACATGCCGCAGCACACTATAAAATCAAAACCGCTAGCCATAACCCTGCAGAACGAAAACACTGAAGGAGCCTGGCTTGACGAAACAAATACAATACACATAACAATAAATAACCAAGAACAAATGAACATCAACGAATTAGCCCTACAAGGCAAGCACAATACCTACAACAGCATGGCTTCAGGACTTGCAAGCAAGCTTTTGGGTATTCGCAAAGAAGCCATCAGAGAAAGTCTGGCTGGCTTTGAAAGCATCGAGCACCGATTGGAGCCTGTACTTCAGGTTTACGGAATGCAGTTTATCAATGATAGCAAGGCTACCAACGTAAATTCTACCTGGTATGCGCTGGACAACATGCACGAACCAACCATTTGGATTGCCGGTGGAGTGGACAAAGGAAACGACTACAGCCAGCTTTTTGGTTTGGTAGAAAAAAAAGTGAAAGCCATCATCTGTCTTGGTGTAGACAATTCCAAGTTGCATCAAGAGTTTGAAGGCAAAGTAGACCTCATTATTGACGCTGCTGACATGGACGAAGCAGTGCGCATGGCCTACAAAATGGGCGAGAAAGGAGATAACATTTTGCTAAGCCCTGCTTGTGCAAGTTTTGACCTTTTTGAAAATTACGAAGACCGTGGCCGTCAGTTTAAAGCTGCTGTGCGCAATCTGTAA
- the mraY gene encoding phospho-N-acetylmuramoyl-pentapeptide-transferase, with product MLYYLFTYLDKAYNLPGAGVFQFITFRAAMALIFSLIICLVFGKRIIKFLQKQQVGETIRDLGLEGQAEKAGTPTMGGLMILSGILIPVLLFAKLENIYIILLIITTIWMGAIGFLDDYIKVFKKDKKGLQGKFKVAGQVGLGIIVGSLLYFNQNVTIKERVETAKVVQSADGTATTQTLPVYAEAEKSLKTTIPFFKNNEFDYSKLISWVVDDYQRWSWLIFIPIVIFIITAVSNGANLTDGIDGLATGTSAIIGVTLGVFAYVSGSIIFADYLNIMYIPNTGELVVFIAAFVGACIGFLWYNTYPAQVFMGDTGSLAIGGIIAVFAIAIRKELLIPIVCGIFLVENLSVVMQVSYFKYTKKKFGEGRRIFLMSPLHHHYQKQGYNESKIVTRFWIIGIFLAVLTFVTLKLR from the coding sequence ATGCTCTATTACCTTTTTACATACTTAGACAAAGCTTACAATTTGCCAGGTGCTGGAGTGTTTCAGTTTATCACCTTCCGCGCAGCCATGGCGCTTATTTTCTCTTTGATAATCTGCCTTGTTTTCGGAAAACGCATCATAAAATTTCTTCAAAAACAACAAGTAGGCGAAACCATTCGCGACTTGGGTTTGGAAGGTCAGGCTGAAAAAGCAGGAACACCTACCATGGGTGGATTGATGATTCTTTCAGGGATTCTTATCCCGGTTTTGCTTTTCGCAAAGCTTGAAAACATTTACATCATCCTACTTATCATCACTACCATTTGGATGGGAGCTATTGGCTTTTTGGATGATTATATCAAAGTATTTAAAAAGGATAAGAAAGGACTTCAAGGCAAGTTTAAAGTAGCCGGACAAGTTGGACTAGGAATCATTGTGGGCAGCCTTCTCTATTTTAATCAAAATGTAACAATTAAGGAAAGAGTAGAAACCGCGAAGGTGGTGCAAAGCGCTGACGGAACTGCCACCACCCAAACACTACCAGTTTACGCTGAAGCTGAAAAATCTTTAAAAACCACTATTCCCTTTTTCAAGAATAATGAGTTTGACTACTCAAAACTTATCAGCTGGGTAGTGGATGATTACCAAAGATGGTCTTGGCTAATCTTTATCCCCATTGTAATCTTCATCATCACAGCAGTGTCCAATGGCGCCAACCTGACTGACGGAATTGATGGACTTGCCACAGGAACTTCCGCAATTATTGGAGTAACCTTAGGTGTTTTTGCATACGTTTCCGGTAGTATCATTTTTGCCGACTACCTCAACATTATGTACATCCCAAACACGGGAGAGCTTGTGGTATTTATCGCAGCATTTGTAGGAGCCTGCATTGGTTTCCTTTGGTACAACACCTATCCTGCACAAGTATTTATGGGTGATACAGGTAGCCTTGCCATCGGTGGAATTATTGCCGTATTCGCAATTGCTATTCGCAAAGAACTTTTGATTCCTATCGTTTGTGGAATCTTCTTGGTAGAGAATTTATCAGTGGTAATGCAGGTGAGTTACTTTAAATACACCAAGAAAAAGTTTGGCGAAGGGCGCAGGATTTTCTTGATGTCACCACTTCACCACCACTATCAAAAACAAGGTTACAACGAAAGTAAAATCGTAACCCGTTTCTGGATTATCGGAATCTTTTTGGCCGTATTAACCTTCGTAACACTTAAGCTTCGCTAA
- a CDS encoding UDP-N-acetylmuramoyl-L-alanyl-D-glutamate--2,6-diaminopimelate ligase gives MKLLKDILYTAPILDAIGSTNVAVENIAFDSRKVVKESLFVAVPGTVVDGHDYIAQAISQGARSIVCEKLPEELNDGTTYIQVKDAHATLGILASNFYGNPSSKLKLVGITGTNGKTTVATLCHRLFMALGQKAGLLSTVNVMIGREIHPATHTTPDPVSLNSYLKKMVDAGCKYCFMEASSHGIEQRRIAGLKFIGAAFTNISHDHLDYHKTFDDYILAKKALFDALSPEAFALMNQDDKHGRTMLLHSKAKKYGFALKTDTDFKARIIEHQLDGMLLQLDGQEVWTKLIGTFNALNIAAVYGIAVLLGEDKLQVITAISALQSVEGRFQHFQSEGGVTAIVDYAHTPDALKNVLETIGKIRTGAETVITVVGCGGNRDKTKRPEMANIATQLSDQVIFTSDNPRNEDPEVIIQEMEAGVEMQLKRKYLSISNRKEAIRTAARLANKNDIILIAGKGHEKYQEIKGEKLPFDDMAVVRESLTQNQN, from the coding sequence ATGAAACTACTTAAAGACATACTCTACACCGCCCCAATTTTGGATGCCATTGGCAGCACCAATGTGGCTGTAGAAAATATAGCTTTCGACTCTCGCAAAGTCGTGAAAGAGTCTTTGTTTGTGGCCGTTCCTGGGACGGTGGTTGATGGGCATGATTACATTGCCCAAGCTATTTCACAAGGCGCTCGTTCCATCGTTTGCGAAAAGCTCCCTGAAGAATTGAATGACGGCACCACTTACATTCAGGTGAAAGATGCTCATGCTACGCTGGGAATTTTAGCTTCCAACTTTTATGGCAATCCTTCTTCAAAATTAAAGTTGGTAGGCATTACCGGAACCAACGGAAAAACTACTGTGGCAACTTTATGTCACCGTCTCTTTATGGCTTTAGGCCAAAAGGCCGGACTGCTAAGTACCGTGAATGTGATGATTGGCCGCGAAATTCATCCGGCAACACACACTACTCCCGACCCGGTAAGCCTGAATAGCTATTTGAAAAAAATGGTTGACGCAGGTTGCAAATACTGCTTTATGGAGGCAAGCAGCCACGGCATTGAGCAACGTAGAATCGCTGGATTGAAATTTATTGGAGCGGCTTTTACCAATATTTCGCACGACCATTTAGATTATCACAAAACCTTTGACGACTACATATTAGCCAAAAAGGCACTTTTTGATGCGCTTTCTCCTGAGGCATTTGCCTTGATGAATCAAGATGACAAACATGGCCGCACCATGCTTTTGCATAGCAAAGCAAAAAAGTACGGCTTTGCGCTAAAAACCGATACCGATTTTAAAGCACGCATTATTGAGCACCAACTTGACGGAATGCTTTTGCAGCTTGACGGGCAAGAAGTTTGGACCAAACTCATTGGCACTTTCAATGCCTTGAATATTGCAGCTGTTTACGGAATAGCCGTTTTGTTGGGTGAAGACAAACTTCAGGTAATAACCGCCATCAGCGCATTGCAATCAGTAGAAGGTAGATTTCAGCATTTTCAAAGTGAAGGTGGTGTAACGGCAATTGTGGATTATGCACACACACCGGACGCATTGAAAAATGTATTGGAAACCATTGGCAAAATAAGAACTGGTGCCGAAACCGTGATTACCGTGGTAGGATGCGGTGGAAATCGCGACAAAACCAAGCGCCCTGAAATGGCAAATATTGCCACTCAGCTGAGCGACCAGGTGATTTTTACTTCTGACAATCCACGAAATGAAGACCCGGAAGTAATCATTCAGGAAATGGAGGCTGGCGTAGAAATGCAGCTGAAAAGAAAATACCTGAGCATAAGCAATCGTAAAGAAGCCATTCGTACCGCAGCCAGATTGGCCAACAAAAATGACATCATTCTGATTGCCGGAAAAGGGCATGAAAAATATCAAGAAATAAAAGGTGAAAAACTGCCATTTGACGACATGGCCGTGGTTCGTGAATCATTAACCCAAAACCAAAACTGA